A window from Sphingobium sp. EM0848 encodes these proteins:
- a CDS encoding SDR family NAD(P)-dependent oxidoreductase: MKLDHSIAAIVTGGASGLGEATARALGAKGVKVALFDFNEETGNRVAAEIGGTFCKVDVTDEASVDAGFEKARAVHGQERIIVNCAGTGNVIKTAARDRETGAIKAFPTDQFERIIQINLIGTFRCCAKAAAGMLTLEPLEDNARGVIINTSSAAAIDGQIGQAAYSASKGGIVSLTLPMARDLMGEGIRVNAILPGIFDTPLMARASDKVRDALSATVPFPKRFGKPEEFAAMALSMIENDYWNGEYVRLDGGLRMPPR, translated from the coding sequence ATGAAGCTCGACCACAGCATAGCCGCCATCGTCACCGGCGGCGCCTCCGGCCTTGGCGAAGCAACCGCCCGCGCGCTTGGCGCAAAGGGTGTGAAGGTCGCCCTGTTCGACTTCAACGAGGAGACCGGAAACAGGGTCGCGGCAGAGATTGGCGGCACCTTCTGCAAGGTCGATGTCACCGATGAAGCCTCGGTCGATGCCGGGTTCGAAAAGGCGCGCGCCGTCCACGGGCAGGAACGGATCATCGTCAACTGCGCGGGCACCGGCAATGTGATCAAGACCGCTGCCCGAGACCGCGAGACGGGCGCGATCAAGGCGTTCCCGACCGACCAGTTCGAGCGGATCATCCAGATCAACCTGATCGGCACCTTCCGCTGCTGCGCCAAGGCGGCGGCGGGAATGCTGACGCTGGAACCTCTGGAGGACAATGCGCGCGGCGTCATCATCAATACGTCCAGCGCCGCGGCCATAGACGGGCAGATCGGCCAGGCGGCCTATAGCGCGTCCAAGGGCGGCATCGTCAGCCTGACCCTCCCCATGGCCCGCGACCTGATGGGCGAAGGCATCCGCGTCAACGCGATCCTGCCCGGCATTTTCGACACGCCCCTGATGGCTCGGGCGAGCGACAAGGTACGCGATGCGCTGTCCGCGACAGTGCCCTTCCCCAAGCGCTTCGGAAAGCCTGAGGAGTTCGCCGCCATGGCGCTGTCGATGATCGAGAATGACTATTGGAACGGCGAATATGTGCGGCTGGATGGCGGCCTGCGCATGCCGCCCCGCTGA
- a CDS encoding acyl-CoA dehydrogenase family protein, giving the protein MNAAAMDKTVLVLPDLPALLSGAADAAQAFAAAAQPQVKARITNEKGQVDRELADVEQHVVHGFGWFASYAEMMREVANWAANLAADGAFGEIEALLAQLLFAEYGAQMLGGIPMNQGEVIRATDLTDDLSALDAPAFRTLIRQGGGQAVKSAIARHLVDQRGHATLENCGLDEMFDMVREQFFALSNEKVAPFAHEWHLKDELIPLPLVEELGAMGVFGMTIPEEFGGLGMGKTAMCVVSEELSRGWIGVGSLATRSEIAAELILTGGTEEQKAHWLPQIANASILPTAVFTEPDTGSDLGSLRTRATLADGDYCVTGNKTWITHAARADVMTLLVRTNPETKNYSGLSMLIAPKQRGTVNDPFPTPGMNGGEIEVIGYRGMKEYEIGFEDFRVPAANLLGGVEGQGFKQLMATFESARIQTAARAIGVAQAALDIGLGYALDRKQFGRPIFDFPRVANKLAMMAAEIMGARQLTYFAARKKDEGKRCDLEAGMAKLIGARVAWAAADNALQIHGGNGFATEYQVSRLLADARILNIFEGAGEIQAQVIARRLLDGGN; this is encoded by the coding sequence ATGAACGCGGCAGCAATGGACAAGACGGTGCTAGTGCTTCCCGACCTCCCGGCCCTGCTGTCGGGTGCGGCCGACGCGGCGCAAGCCTTCGCCGCCGCCGCCCAGCCGCAGGTCAAGGCCCGCATCACCAACGAAAAAGGGCAGGTCGACCGCGAACTGGCCGATGTCGAACAACATGTCGTCCACGGCTTCGGCTGGTTCGCCTCCTATGCCGAAATGATGCGGGAAGTGGCCAATTGGGCCGCCAATCTCGCCGCCGACGGCGCGTTCGGAGAGATCGAAGCCCTGCTCGCGCAACTGCTCTTCGCCGAATATGGCGCGCAGATGCTGGGCGGCATCCCCATGAATCAGGGCGAGGTCATCCGCGCCACCGACCTGACCGATGATCTGTCAGCGCTTGACGCCCCGGCCTTCCGCACCCTCATTCGTCAGGGCGGTGGTCAGGCGGTCAAAAGCGCCATCGCCCGCCATCTGGTAGACCAGCGCGGCCATGCGACGCTGGAAAATTGCGGCCTTGACGAGATGTTCGACATGGTGCGCGAACAATTTTTCGCGCTCTCGAACGAGAAAGTCGCGCCCTTCGCGCATGAATGGCACCTCAAGGACGAGCTGATCCCCCTGCCGCTGGTCGAGGAACTGGGCGCAATGGGCGTATTCGGCATGACCATCCCGGAGGAATTTGGCGGCCTCGGCATGGGCAAGACCGCCATGTGCGTCGTTTCGGAGGAGCTGTCGCGCGGCTGGATCGGCGTCGGATCGCTCGCCACCCGCTCGGAAATCGCGGCGGAACTGATCCTGACCGGCGGCACGGAGGAGCAGAAGGCGCACTGGCTACCCCAGATCGCCAATGCCTCAATCCTGCCTACCGCTGTCTTTACCGAGCCGGACACCGGTTCCGACCTTGGTTCGCTGCGCACCCGCGCCACGCTGGCGGACGGCGACTATTGCGTGACCGGCAACAAGACATGGATCACCCACGCGGCCCGCGCGGACGTGATGACCCTGCTGGTCCGCACCAATCCGGAAACGAAAAATTACAGCGGCCTCTCCATGCTGATCGCGCCCAAGCAGCGCGGCACGGTGAACGATCCCTTCCCCACCCCCGGCATGAACGGAGGCGAGATCGAGGTGATCGGCTATCGCGGCATGAAGGAATATGAGATCGGCTTCGAGGATTTCCGCGTGCCCGCCGCCAATCTCCTCGGCGGGGTCGAAGGGCAAGGGTTCAAGCAACTCATGGCCACCTTCGAATCCGCCCGCATCCAGACTGCCGCCCGCGCCATCGGCGTGGCGCAGGCCGCGCTCGACATCGGCCTGGGCTACGCCCTCGACCGCAAACAGTTCGGGCGGCCGATCTTCGACTTTCCCCGCGTCGCCAACAAGCTGGCGATGATGGCGGCCGAGATCATGGGCGCCCGCCAACTCACCTATTTCGCGGCGCGCAAGAAAGATGAAGGCAAGCGCTGCGACCTGGAAGCGGGCATGGCCAAGCTGATCGGCGCACGCGTCGCCTGGGCGGCGGCCGACAACGCGCTGCAAATCCATGGCGGCAATGGTTTCGCCACCGAATATCAAGTGAGCCGCCTGCTGGCCGATGCGCGCATCCTCAACATTTTCGAGGGCGCGGGTGAAATTCAGGCGCAGGTGATCGCCCGGCGTTTGCTGGATGGAGGGAATTGA
- a CDS encoding acetyl-CoA C-acetyltransferase gives MRRAAIVAPIRTAVGKYGGSLKSMTAGDLGAIVIKALVERTKVDPERIDDVVFSQGYGNGEAPCIGRWSALAAGLPESIPGVQLDRRCGSGLQAVVDAAMRIQTGAADIVIAGGVESMSNVEYYSIDHRWGARSGSTQFHDRLTRGRVMSQPVARYGIISGMIETANNLARDYNISREACDEYAAMSHQRAAAAWEAGKFDDELVPVPVPQRKGEPVMFAKDEGFRADATPESLALLKPIEKDGVVTAGNASQQNDAAAACLVVAEDKLHELGLEPMGYLHSWAAAGCDPSRMGIGPVPAVERLFARTGLGWNDIDLVELNEAFAPQVLACLKGWNWDDRDRLNVNGSGISLGHPIGATGGRILANLLRELQRRDGRYGLETMCIGGGQGLAAVFERA, from the coding sequence ATGCGCAGAGCCGCCATCGTCGCCCCCATCCGCACCGCTGTCGGAAAATATGGCGGGTCTTTGAAATCCATGACAGCGGGCGATCTGGGCGCGATCGTCATCAAGGCGCTGGTCGAACGCACGAAGGTCGACCCGGAGAGGATCGACGACGTGGTCTTCTCCCAGGGCTATGGCAATGGCGAAGCGCCGTGCATCGGCCGCTGGTCGGCATTGGCGGCGGGTTTGCCCGAATCCATTCCCGGCGTGCAGCTCGACCGGCGCTGCGGTTCCGGGCTTCAGGCGGTGGTCGACGCCGCCATGCGTATCCAGACGGGCGCAGCCGATATCGTCATCGCGGGCGGCGTCGAAAGCATGTCGAACGTCGAATATTATTCGATCGACCATCGCTGGGGCGCGCGCTCCGGCTCGACGCAGTTCCATGATCGCCTGACGCGGGGTCGCGTCATGTCCCAGCCCGTCGCCCGCTATGGCATCATCAGCGGCATGATCGAGACGGCCAACAATCTCGCCAGGGATTATAATATCTCGCGCGAAGCCTGCGACGAATATGCCGCGATGAGCCATCAGCGCGCCGCCGCCGCCTGGGAAGCGGGCAAGTTCGACGACGAACTGGTCCCCGTTCCCGTGCCCCAGCGCAAGGGGGAGCCCGTCATGTTCGCGAAAGACGAAGGCTTCCGCGCCGACGCGACGCCGGAATCCCTGGCGCTGCTCAAGCCTATCGAAAAGGACGGCGTCGTCACCGCTGGCAATGCCAGCCAGCAGAATGACGCCGCCGCTGCCTGCCTCGTGGTGGCGGAGGACAAGCTCCATGAACTCGGCCTTGAACCCATGGGCTATCTGCATAGCTGGGCGGCGGCGGGCTGCGATCCGTCACGCATGGGGATCGGGCCGGTCCCGGCGGTGGAACGGCTGTTTGCGCGGACAGGGCTTGGCTGGAACGATATCGATCTGGTCGAACTCAACGAAGCCTTTGCGCCGCAGGTGCTGGCCTGCCTGAAGGGTTGGAACTGGGATGATCGCGACAGGCTGAACGTCAACGGATCGGGCATTTCACTGGGGCATCCGATCGGCGCGACGGGCGGGCGGATACTCGCCAATCTGCTGCGCGAATTGCAGCGGCGCGATGGGCGCTATGGGCTGGAAACCATGTGCATCGGCGGCGGTCAGGGCCTTGCCGCCGTGTTCGAGCGCGCCTGA
- a CDS encoding acyl-CoA dehydrogenase family protein, which translates to MDAETFELFRTTVQRFVAEKLIPAEDAVEEADAIPESIIQQMRDMGLFGLSVPEEFGGLGCTMAEEAAIIREITRASVVFRSVIGTTVGIGSQGIVMDGTEEQKREWLPKFATGEAIASFGLTEPEAGSDAASLRTVAIRDGDNYRITGTKRFITNAPRASVFTLMARTEPDVKGAAGISAFILPANTPGISFGKPDKKMGQKGSITTDVILDDVVVPAKNIIGGVPGRGFKTAMKVLDRGRIHIAAVSLGMCRRLIDMALSYALERKQFGQRIADFQLVQGMLADMKVDMLTAEALMQSVAAKYDAGEPVSLECAALKYHASEAVGRIADKAVQIYGGAGYMAEYKVERFYRDVRLLRIYEGTSQIQQTIIAKQMIRQAEAAR; encoded by the coding sequence ATGGACGCCGAGACATTCGAGCTGTTCCGCACCACCGTCCAGCGCTTTGTCGCGGAAAAGCTGATCCCTGCCGAGGATGCCGTCGAGGAAGCCGATGCCATCCCCGAAAGCATCATCCAGCAGATGCGCGACATGGGCCTGTTCGGCCTTTCCGTGCCGGAGGAATTTGGCGGCCTCGGCTGCACCATGGCGGAGGAAGCGGCGATCATCCGCGAAATCACGCGCGCCTCGGTCGTCTTCCGTTCCGTCATCGGCACGACCGTCGGTATCGGCAGCCAGGGCATCGTCATGGACGGGACCGAGGAACAAAAGCGCGAATGGCTGCCCAAATTCGCAACTGGCGAGGCAATCGCCAGCTTCGGGCTGACCGAACCGGAAGCGGGATCGGATGCAGCCTCGCTGCGCACCGTCGCGATCAGGGATGGCGACAATTACCGCATCACCGGCACCAAGCGCTTCATCACCAACGCTCCGCGCGCCAGCGTCTTCACGCTGATGGCGCGGACCGAACCCGATGTGAAGGGCGCGGCCGGGATTTCCGCCTTCATCCTGCCCGCGAACACGCCCGGCATCAGCTTCGGCAAGCCCGACAAGAAAATGGGGCAGAAGGGGTCAATCACCACCGACGTCATCCTCGACGATGTGGTGGTGCCGGCAAAGAACATCATCGGGGGCGTGCCGGGGCGCGGCTTCAAAACCGCGATGAAGGTGCTGGATCGCGGGCGCATCCACATCGCCGCCGTGTCGCTCGGCATGTGTCGGCGGCTGATCGACATGGCGCTCTCCTACGCACTGGAGCGGAAGCAGTTCGGCCAGCGGATCGCCGATTTTCAGCTGGTGCAGGGCATGTTGGCCGACATGAAGGTCGACATGCTGACGGCCGAGGCGCTGATGCAGTCGGTTGCCGCGAAATATGATGCGGGCGAACCCGTCAGCCTCGAATGCGCGGCACTCAAATATCACGCATCCGAAGCCGTGGGGCGCATCGCGGACAAGGCCGTGCAGATTTATGGCGGCGCGGGTTACATGGCCGAATATAAGGTCGAGCGCTTCTATCGCGATGTCCGGCTGCTTCGCATCTATGAGGGCACGAGCCAGATCCAGCAGACCATCATCGCCAAGCAGATGATCCGGCAGGCCGAAGCCGCCCGATGA
- a CDS encoding CaiB/BaiF CoA-transferase family protein produces MNARALEGVKVLDLSRVLAGPWSTQILADFGADVIKIELPGHGDDTRAWGPPYLTGADGEAEIGTSAYYLSCNRNKRSAAINLASPQGANLIRKLAAEADIVVENFKVGGLRKYGLDYDSLRAVNPRLVYCSITGFGQNGPYADRGGYDFVAQGMGGFMSITGEENGGPLRAGVAMADLSTGMYATVSIMMALRHAERTGEGQQIDVSLLDTQIAMLANQGANFLVGGVVPGRLGNRHPTVVPYKTFEVADGMIIIAVGNDRQFRALCEEMGHPELGTDPRFATSAQRLINRDAIEAKVQQLVRPLNRDALMERFVAKGVPAGPVNSIKDVFEDPFIEARNTVHRFRREEDGVEIPTVAYPGKLSATPADYRYCPPRVGEHSREILGQWLGLDDATLDALTAEGAIAQRPSKERNGT; encoded by the coding sequence ATGAACGCCCGCGCTCTTGAAGGGGTGAAAGTGCTGGACCTGTCGCGGGTCCTCGCCGGTCCCTGGTCGACACAGATCCTCGCCGATTTCGGCGCGGACGTGATCAAGATCGAACTGCCCGGCCATGGTGACGACACCCGCGCCTGGGGTCCGCCCTATCTGACCGGCGCGGATGGCGAGGCGGAGATCGGCACCAGCGCCTATTATCTTTCCTGCAACCGCAACAAGCGATCAGCCGCGATCAATCTGGCTTCGCCGCAGGGCGCGAACCTCATCCGCAAACTCGCCGCCGAAGCGGACATAGTGGTGGAGAATTTCAAGGTCGGCGGTCTCCGCAAATATGGCCTCGACTATGACAGCCTGCGCGCCGTCAATCCGCGACTCGTCTATTGCTCGATCACCGGCTTCGGCCAGAACGGCCCCTATGCCGACCGGGGCGGCTACGACTTCGTGGCGCAGGGCATGGGCGGCTTCATGAGCATCACCGGGGAGGAAAATGGCGGGCCGCTGCGTGCGGGCGTCGCCATGGCGGACCTTTCCACCGGCATGTATGCGACCGTTTCGATCATGATGGCGCTGCGCCACGCCGAACGCACCGGCGAAGGACAGCAGATCGACGTATCGCTGCTCGACACGCAGATCGCGATGCTGGCCAATCAGGGCGCGAATTTCCTTGTCGGCGGCGTGGTGCCGGGACGGCTGGGCAATCGCCATCCGACCGTCGTACCCTACAAGACCTTTGAGGTTGCGGACGGCATGATCATCATCGCGGTCGGCAATGACCGCCAGTTTCGCGCTCTGTGCGAGGAAATGGGCCATCCCGAACTGGGCACCGATCCCCGCTTCGCCACCAGCGCCCAGCGGCTGATCAATCGTGACGCGATCGAGGCGAAGGTGCAGCAACTGGTGCGCCCCCTCAACCGCGACGCGTTGATGGAGCGTTTCGTGGCGAAGGGCGTACCCGCCGGGCCGGTGAACAGCATCAAGGATGTGTTCGAAGACCCCTTCATAGAGGCGCGCAACACCGTCCACCGTTTCCGCCGCGAGGAGGATGGCGTCGAAATCCCGACCGTCGCCTATCCGGGCAAGCTGTCCGCGACCCCCGCCGATTATCGCTACTGCCCGCCGCGCGTGGGCGAACATAGCCGGGAGATATTGGGCCAGTGGCTCGGCCTCGACGATGCGACGCTCGATGCGCTGACTGCCGAGGGTGCGATCGCCCAGCGCCCGTCGAAGGAGAGGAATGGGACATGA
- a CDS encoding DMT family transporter: protein MEETAGEVARRLGPVGMMLALLVNVMFALNVIAMKVVVDATAPLLSVALRMGTVFLLCAPAIRPLPGRTGWLALYGFLNGGFFLLLLNLALFMATNVGALAIAGQLSVPFSLLLGALLLGEKLNGRKIAGVILAFAGVAALVFDPHILTEIPAVLVMACAAMIWGGATLVQRKLVGVSVMNGQAWNGLMGMATLAPFALIFERPAIAGLAHVGWVPVAWFAFTCLGSTIIGQGTLAWLLQRYPISTIMPLMLASPVMSTVFASLYFGTPITAVMVGGGTLALIGVTIIALSPDRKEVG, encoded by the coding sequence ATGGAGGAGACTGCAGGAGAGGTGGCCCGGCGTCTAGGCCCGGTGGGCATGATGCTGGCGTTGCTGGTCAATGTGATGTTCGCGTTGAATGTGATCGCGATGAAGGTGGTGGTGGACGCGACCGCGCCGCTGTTGTCAGTGGCGCTGCGGATGGGGACGGTATTCCTGCTTTGCGCGCCCGCCATTCGCCCGTTGCCGGGCAGGACGGGATGGCTTGCCCTCTACGGCTTTCTGAATGGCGGCTTCTTCCTGCTGCTGCTGAACCTTGCGCTGTTCATGGCGACCAATGTGGGGGCGTTGGCGATTGCGGGCCAGTTGAGCGTGCCTTTTTCCCTGCTGCTGGGCGCTCTGCTGCTTGGTGAAAAGCTCAATGGCCGAAAGATTGCGGGCGTCATATTGGCCTTTGCGGGGGTGGCCGCTCTGGTGTTCGACCCGCATATCCTGACCGAAATTCCAGCCGTTCTGGTCATGGCGTGCGCGGCGATGATCTGGGGCGGTGCGACGCTTGTGCAGCGCAAGCTTGTTGGCGTGAGCGTCATGAACGGGCAGGCGTGGAACGGCCTGATGGGGATGGCGACGCTGGCGCCCTTTGCGCTGATCTTCGAACGGCCGGCGATTGCGGGGCTGGCGCATGTCGGCTGGGTGCCGGTCGCCTGGTTCGCGTTCACATGCCTGGGATCGACGATCATCGGGCAGGGGACGCTGGCCTGGCTGCTTCAGCGTTATCCGATTTCCACCATCATGCCGCTGATGCTGGCTTCGCCGGTCATGTCGACCGTGTTCGCGTCGCTCTATTTCGGGACGCCGATTACCGCGGTCATGGTTGGCGGCGGGACGCTGGCTCTGATCGGGGTGACGATCATTGCACTGTCGCCGGACCGGAAGGAGGTGGGGTAG
- the alaS gene encoding alanine--tRNA ligase: MTSTNDIRRSFLDYFGANGHTIVPSAPLVPHNDPTLMFVNAGMVPFKNVFTGLETRPYNKATSSQKSVRAGGKHNDLDNVGYTARHHTFFEMLGNFSFGDYFKEQAILHAWTLLTKEWGIPAEKLTATVYHTDDEAFDLWKKIAGLPEERIIRIPTKDNFWAMGDSGPCGPCSEIFYDHGDHIWGGPPGSPEEDGDRFVEIWNLVFMQYEQEANEIVSELPKPSIDTGMGLERIAAVLQGVHNNYDTDTFKALIEESAALTRTAADGEFQASHRVIADHLRSTSFLIADGVLPANEGRGYVLRRIMRRAMRHAHIIGAKEPLMHRLVPSLVSEMGGAYQELVRAQPLIEETLAREETRFRQTLEKGLKLLDEATGDLSEGGTLPGETAFKLYDTYGFPYDLTEDALRSRGLGVDREGFDKAMAEQKAAARAAWKGSGEKASDEIWFDIAESAGSTEFIGYTATVGEGEVLALVKDGARIDAAGPGDDVTIITNQTPFYGESGGQMGDAGTISSQAGLVADVEDTAKPLGRLHAHKAKVGAGKIKVGDTVHLSVDTHRRDRIRANHSATHLLHAALRNELGAHVTQKGSLVAPDRLRFDFSHPEALTHSQIAAIESQVNEQIRHNEAVTTRLMTPDDAIAAGAMALFGEKYGDEVRVLSMGKGDGQDNGHNYSVELCGGTHVRATGDIAILKIISESAVSSGVRRIEALTGEAARLWLSDREDRLRQSAAALKTTPEEVPARIAALVEQSRKLERELAEAKKALALGGGGAAQAAGPEKVGAINFIGQVIEGLDPKELRGLVDQNKATLGSGVSAVLAVVDGRATIAVGVTDDLKDSISAVDLVRAGVEALGGKGGGGRPDMAQGGGPEGDKAQAAIDAVKAALASVPA; encoded by the coding sequence CGACGTCGAGCCAGAAGTCGGTCCGCGCCGGCGGCAAGCATAACGACCTCGACAATGTCGGCTACACCGCGCGCCACCACACCTTCTTCGAAATGCTGGGCAATTTCAGCTTCGGCGACTATTTCAAGGAACAGGCGATCCTGCACGCCTGGACCCTGCTGACCAAGGAATGGGGCATCCCGGCGGAAAAGCTGACCGCCACCGTCTATCACACCGATGACGAAGCCTTCGACCTCTGGAAGAAGATTGCGGGCCTGCCTGAAGAGCGCATCATCCGCATCCCCACCAAGGATAATTTCTGGGCGATGGGCGATAGCGGCCCCTGCGGTCCCTGCTCGGAAATCTTCTACGACCATGGCGATCATATTTGGGGTGGCCCTCCGGGAAGCCCGGAGGAGGATGGCGACCGCTTCGTCGAGATCTGGAACCTTGTCTTCATGCAATATGAGCAGGAAGCGAATGAGATCGTCAGCGAACTGCCCAAGCCCAGCATCGACACCGGCATGGGTCTGGAACGCATCGCCGCCGTGCTTCAGGGCGTCCACAACAATTACGACACCGACACCTTCAAGGCGTTGATCGAGGAATCCGCCGCGCTGACCCGCACCGCCGCCGACGGCGAGTTTCAGGCCAGCCACCGCGTCATCGCGGATCACCTGCGCTCCACCAGCTTCCTGATCGCGGACGGCGTGCTGCCTGCGAACGAAGGCCGCGGTTATGTGCTGCGCCGCATCATGCGCCGGGCCATGCGCCACGCCCACATCATCGGCGCGAAGGAGCCGTTGATGCACCGTCTGGTGCCCAGCCTCGTCTCCGAAATGGGCGGCGCCTATCAGGAATTGGTCCGCGCCCAGCCGCTGATCGAGGAAACCTTGGCTCGCGAGGAAACCCGTTTCCGCCAGACGCTGGAAAAGGGCCTCAAGCTGCTCGACGAAGCGACCGGCGACCTGTCGGAAGGCGGCACGCTCCCCGGCGAAACCGCGTTCAAGCTCTACGACACTTACGGCTTCCCCTATGATCTGACCGAAGACGCGCTGCGTTCGCGCGGTCTTGGCGTCGATCGGGAAGGTTTCGACAAGGCGATGGCCGAGCAGAAGGCCGCCGCCCGCGCCGCATGGAAGGGTTCGGGCGAAAAGGCGTCGGACGAAATCTGGTTCGACATTGCCGAAAGCGCCGGCAGCACCGAGTTCATCGGCTACACCGCCACCGTGGGCGAGGGCGAAGTCCTAGCGCTGGTCAAGGACGGCGCCCGCATCGACGCTGCCGGGCCGGGCGATGACGTCACCATCATCACCAATCAGACGCCTTTCTACGGAGAAAGCGGCGGTCAGATGGGCGACGCTGGCACGATCAGTTCGCAGGCCGGCCTCGTCGCGGACGTCGAGGACACGGCCAAGCCGCTCGGCCGCCTCCACGCCCACAAGGCGAAGGTCGGCGCGGGCAAGATCAAGGTCGGCGACACGGTGCACCTCAGCGTCGATACCCACCGCCGCGACCGCATCCGCGCCAACCACAGCGCCACGCACCTCCTGCACGCCGCGCTGCGCAACGAACTGGGCGCGCATGTGACGCAGAAGGGCAGCCTTGTCGCGCCGGATCGCCTGCGCTTCGACTTCTCGCACCCCGAAGCGCTGACGCACAGCCAGATCGCGGCGATCGAATCTCAGGTCAACGAACAGATCCGCCACAATGAAGCGGTGACGACTCGCCTGATGACCCCGGATGATGCGATCGCTGCTGGCGCGATGGCCCTGTTCGGCGAAAAATATGGCGACGAAGTCCGCGTCCTGTCGATGGGCAAGGGCGATGGTCAGGATAATGGGCACAACTATTCGGTCGAACTGTGCGGCGGCACCCATGTCCGCGCGACCGGCGACATCGCGATCCTCAAGATCATCTCGGAAAGCGCGGTTTCATCCGGCGTCCGCCGTATTGAAGCGCTGACCGGCGAAGCCGCGCGCCTCTGGCTCTCCGACCGCGAGGATCGCCTGCGCCAGTCTGCCGCCGCGCTCAAGACGACCCCGGAAGAAGTCCCCGCCCGCATTGCAGCGCTGGTCGAACAGAGCCGCAAGCTCGAACGTGAACTGGCTGAAGCGAAGAAGGCGCTGGCCCTCGGCGGCGGTGGTGCCGCTCAGGCGGCTGGCCCGGAAAAGGTCGGCGCGATCAACTTCATCGGCCAGGTGATCGAAGGCCTCGACCCCAAGGAACTGCGCGGCCTCGTCGATCAGAACAAGGCGACACTTGGCAGCGGTGTCTCAGCGGTCCTCGCAGTGGTCGATGGCCGCGCCACCATCGCGGTCGGTGTCACCGATGATCTCAAGGACAGCATCAGCGCCGTAGACCTCGTCCGCGCAGGCGTCGAAGCGCTGGGCGGCAAGGGTGGTGGTGGCCGCCCTGACATGGCGCAGGGTGGTGGCCCTGAAGGCGACAAGGCTCAGGCCGCCATCGACGCGGTCAAGGCTGCGCTCGCCAGCGTCCCCGCATAA
- a CDS encoding cytochrome c family protein: MIAKFTAIAAAVLIASPVLAQTGDAAKGKAVFARCMACHTVDPGVNRLGPSLAGVIGRTSGSVPGFAYSPAMKNAKIRWDAKSLDAFLTKPAAQVPGSKMIFAGLPNPADRANLIAYLASASKK; the protein is encoded by the coding sequence ATGATTGCCAAATTTACCGCTATTGCCGCCGCAGTTCTGATCGCATCGCCCGTGCTGGCGCAGACCGGCGACGCTGCCAAAGGCAAGGCCGTCTTCGCGCGTTGCATGGCCTGCCACACCGTCGATCCGGGCGTGAACCGGTTGGGCCCCTCGCTGGCGGGCGTCATCGGCCGCACTTCCGGCTCCGTACCGGGCTTCGCCTATTCCCCTGCGATGAAGAACGCGAAGATTCGCTGGGATGCCAAGTCGCTGGATGCCTTCCTGACCAAACCCGCCGCCCAGGTGCCCGGCAGCAAGATGATCTTCGCCGGCCTGCCCAATCCGGCGGATCGGGCCAATCTGATCGCCTATCTGGCCAGCGCCTCCAAGAAATGA
- a CDS encoding enoyl-CoA hydratase: MSEEVQPEYVTYKVEAGVAWVMLNRPQYSNAQNYRLLGQLDDAFKRAVEDDEVKVIVLGGEGKHFSAGHDIGTPEKDSHMPRFRTSMWWDHLNKGGAERQYVLEQDGYLGLCRRWQDIPKPMIAMVQGACIAGGLMLAWVCDLIVASEDAFFQDPVQRMAQPGVEYFAHAFELPPRVARELLLLGRRMPAQRAYQFGMVNEIFPRETLREEVAKIAAEIAQHDRFGLALTKQAFNFVEDLRGKRQAMDGVFHMHHLAHAHNQLMTGNLVGGLDAKAMAAANKKQAGEG; encoded by the coding sequence ATGTCCGAGGAAGTGCAGCCCGAATATGTGACCTATAAGGTCGAAGCAGGCGTTGCATGGGTGATGCTGAACCGCCCGCAATATAGCAATGCGCAGAATTACCGACTTCTCGGCCAGTTGGACGATGCCTTCAAGCGCGCGGTCGAGGATGATGAGGTCAAGGTCATCGTCCTCGGCGGCGAGGGCAAGCATTTCTCCGCCGGGCACGACATCGGCACGCCGGAGAAGGACAGCCACATGCCGCGCTTCCGCACGAGCATGTGGTGGGATCATCTCAACAAGGGCGGGGCCGAGCGGCAATATGTGCTGGAACAGGACGGCTATCTTGGCCTCTGCCGCCGCTGGCAGGATATTCCCAAACCGATGATCGCCATGGTGCAGGGCGCCTGCATCGCAGGCGGGCTGATGCTGGCCTGGGTCTGCGACCTGATCGTGGCGTCAGAGGATGCCTTCTTCCAGGACCCGGTGCAGCGCATGGCCCAGCCGGGGGTGGAATATTTCGCCCATGCCTTTGAGCTGCCGCCGCGGGTCGCGCGCGAATTGCTGCTGCTCGGGCGGCGAATGCCCGCCCAGCGCGCCTATCAGTTCGGCATGGTGAACGAGATTTTCCCGCGCGAGACTTTGCGCGAGGAAGTCGCCAAGATCGCCGCCGAGATCGCCCAGCATGACCGCTTCGGGCTGGCGCTGACCAAGCAGGCGTTCAACTTCGTCGAGGATCTGCGCGGCAAGCGGCAGGCGATGGACGGCGTGTTCCACATGCACCACCTTGCCCATGCCCATAACCAGCTTATGACCGGCAATCTCGTGGGCGGCCTCGACGCCAAGGCGATGGCGGCGGCGAACAAGAAACAGGCAGGCGAAGGATGA